Proteins co-encoded in one Myxococcus xanthus genomic window:
- a CDS encoding MlaD family protein, translated as MDERRLELKVGALVLAAIVGVLLLLWLMGELKLGSETGLAVDFGHTGNVVKGAPVKLGGVQVGRVQDIQLQPERRDAQGRPLPVRMELAVAPEAVGALRKDARVTVATVGILGEPYLELNPGSAPERLPAGTAVRGTDAPRLDVLAEQLTRFVDLLSQMLEEDPEAIRGLAANVSRLARTLDQLLTENRGDVKVLASELAAASKDLRQLAGLAREAFQPGGKGARLLDDASAAAAVVRRDLPGLTKSAGTTLDGLAAVTGALGPEDGARVKVALERLTSASGQLESIAARADRVLAKLEAGEGTAGAVLQDGTLYEELRMLVTDLRKHPWKVLWKD; from the coding sequence ATGGATGAGCGACGGTTGGAGCTGAAGGTGGGCGCCCTGGTGCTGGCCGCCATCGTGGGCGTGCTGTTGTTGCTGTGGCTGATGGGCGAATTGAAGCTGGGCTCGGAGACGGGGCTGGCGGTGGACTTCGGCCACACGGGGAACGTGGTGAAGGGCGCCCCCGTGAAGCTGGGCGGCGTGCAGGTGGGCCGCGTGCAGGACATCCAGCTCCAACCCGAGCGGCGGGACGCCCAGGGACGCCCGCTGCCTGTGAGGATGGAGCTCGCGGTGGCGCCGGAGGCCGTGGGCGCGCTGCGCAAGGACGCGCGCGTGACGGTGGCCACGGTGGGCATCCTGGGAGAGCCCTATCTGGAGCTGAACCCGGGCTCGGCGCCGGAGCGGCTGCCCGCAGGCACGGCCGTGCGGGGAACGGACGCGCCCCGGCTGGATGTCCTGGCCGAGCAGCTCACTCGCTTCGTGGACCTGCTGTCCCAGATGCTGGAGGAGGACCCGGAGGCCATCCGCGGCCTCGCGGCGAACGTCTCCCGGCTGGCGCGGACGCTGGACCAGTTGCTGACGGAGAACCGGGGCGACGTGAAGGTGCTGGCGTCCGAGCTGGCGGCGGCCTCGAAGGACTTGCGCCAGCTCGCGGGGCTCGCGCGCGAGGCCTTCCAGCCTGGAGGCAAGGGCGCGCGGCTGTTGGACGATGCCTCGGCGGCAGCGGCCGTCGTGCGCCGCGACCTGCCGGGGCTGACGAAGTCCGCCGGGACGACGCTGGACGGACTGGCGGCCGTGACGGGGGCGCTGGGGCCCGAGGATGGCGCGCGGGTCAAGGTCGCGCTGGAGCGCCTCACCTCGGCCTCAGGACAATTGGAGAGCATCGCGGCCCGCGCGGACCGGGTGCTGGCGAAGCTCGAGGCCGGCGAGGGCACCGCGGGCGCGGTGCTCCAGGACGGCACGCTCTACGAGGAGCTGCGCATGCTGGTGACGGACCTCCGCAAGCACCCGTGGAAGGTGCTCTGGAAGGACTGA
- a CDS encoding TonB family protein translates to MRTILNFELPEPAADAASSVLAQPTGALFRMGDAAGVEGFWSRWSGAVVVAVVLHAVVVAAGLSVSPASPKKVVREEPELVLLAFAAPPPPPPAGGGGAQPAAKKEVQRQARPKPAQRVMPTPVPRPERVAEVKPETPPEPEPVVEPEPAPEPTVAKAEPASASSEASAVGGVVGGVVGGVVGGTQGGIVGSTAIGGTGDALTLKQVMRPPTVLKQVRPDYPRLAKQRNIQGVVVVRVIVGTDGRVEQEHTQVMRSVPALDAAAIAAVNQWHFTPALGRSGRLARVMIDIPVNFSLK, encoded by the coding sequence GTGAGAACGATTCTCAATTTCGAACTTCCGGAGCCCGCCGCGGATGCAGCATCCTCGGTGTTGGCGCAACCCACTGGGGCGCTCTTCCGCATGGGGGATGCCGCCGGGGTGGAGGGCTTCTGGAGCCGCTGGAGCGGGGCCGTTGTCGTTGCGGTCGTGCTCCACGCGGTCGTCGTCGCGGCGGGACTGTCCGTGTCCCCGGCGTCGCCGAAGAAGGTGGTGCGGGAGGAGCCGGAGTTGGTGTTGCTGGCGTTCGCCGCGCCTCCGCCCCCGCCGCCCGCGGGTGGTGGAGGGGCGCAGCCGGCCGCGAAGAAGGAAGTGCAGCGCCAGGCGCGTCCCAAGCCGGCGCAGCGGGTGATGCCGACCCCCGTTCCCCGGCCCGAGCGGGTGGCGGAGGTGAAGCCGGAGACGCCCCCTGAGCCGGAGCCCGTGGTGGAGCCCGAGCCTGCTCCCGAGCCCACGGTGGCGAAGGCGGAGCCGGCGTCCGCGAGCAGCGAGGCGTCCGCGGTGGGCGGGGTGGTGGGTGGCGTGGTCGGCGGCGTCGTGGGTGGAACGCAGGGCGGCATCGTCGGGTCGACGGCCATTGGCGGCACGGGTGACGCGCTGACGCTCAAGCAGGTGATGCGGCCCCCCACGGTCCTCAAGCAGGTCAGGCCGGACTACCCCCGGCTGGCGAAGCAGCGGAACATCCAGGGCGTGGTGGTGGTGCGGGTCATCGTTGGCACGGACGGCCGGGTGGAGCAGGAGCACACCCAGGTGATGCGCTCCGTGCCCGCCCTGGACGCTGCGGCGATTGCCGCCGTGAATCAGTGGCACTTCACGCCCGCGCTGGGCCGTTCGGGGCGGCTGGCGCGAGTCATGATCGACATTCCGGTGAACTTCTCCCTGAAGTGA
- a CDS encoding MlaE family ABC transporter permease, protein MNGVLSFFGAPVVMLARTVRASTRDGVPWRESLAQLHELGGRSVWLVMSGMAFFGAVLVTIANSQARRFVGNVAVLGPAYFELLIRELGPAVSALLTASRAGAAHAAELSTMSVNEQVEALEMSAGDPYADLVAPRVFAGVMGVPLLCILGTIAATLSAAAVAQFAFGVDGRAFMDPRYVDGWDLLAALLKAAGCGLYIPLAAAVAGLKARGGAEAVGEATTDGVVAASLGCLLIDLAVSLAFQLLRL, encoded by the coding sequence ATGAACGGCGTGCTGTCGTTCTTCGGAGCGCCGGTGGTGATGCTGGCGCGCACGGTGCGCGCCTCCACCCGGGACGGCGTGCCCTGGCGCGAGTCCCTGGCGCAGCTCCACGAGCTGGGCGGGCGCAGCGTGTGGCTGGTGATGTCCGGCATGGCCTTCTTCGGCGCGGTGCTCGTCACCATCGCCAACAGCCAGGCACGGCGCTTCGTGGGCAACGTGGCGGTGCTGGGGCCCGCGTACTTCGAGCTGCTCATCCGCGAGCTGGGCCCGGCGGTGTCCGCGCTGCTCACGGCCTCACGCGCGGGCGCGGCTCACGCGGCCGAGCTGTCCACCATGAGCGTCAACGAACAGGTGGAGGCCCTGGAGATGTCCGCGGGCGACCCCTACGCGGACCTCGTCGCGCCCCGGGTGTTCGCGGGTGTGATGGGCGTGCCCCTGCTGTGCATCCTGGGCACCATCGCGGCCACGCTGTCCGCGGCGGCCGTGGCGCAGTTCGCCTTCGGCGTGGATGGGCGGGCCTTCATGGATCCGCGCTACGTGGACGGCTGGGACTTGCTGGCCGCACTCCTGAAGGCCGCGGGCTGCGGGCTCTACATTCCGCTGGCGGCGGCGGTGGCGGGCCTCAAGGCGCGCGGCGGCGCCGAGGCCGTGGGTGAGGCCACCACCGACGGCGTGGTGGCGGCGAGCCTGGGATGCCTGCTCATCGACCTCGCCGTGTCGCTGGCCTTCCAACTGCTGCGCCTGTGA
- a CDS encoding PepSY-associated TM helix domain-containing protein, whose translation MRTFRNILFWIHLIVGIATGLVIAIMSFTGVVIAFEKQLIEWAERDVRTVQSPSPGAPRLPVEELVERVRAARTDGQPSGVTVYPEPTSSVLVSIGRGSVTYVNPYTGEVLGNGATGLRGFLQWNVELHRWLAAGGDNRAVGKAITGASNAVFLFLAISGLYLWWPRKWTLRAMRPSLWFRRGLKGKARDWNWHNVIGFWSLPVLIVLTASGMVISYKWASDLVYTVMGHEAPARQGPPGSATMKVPAPGVETPRKPMDVVIAEAQKTSPTWSSATLRLGSGARPGGAPAQGGRGPDAKGERGEKGGAAPAQGGRGPEAKGERGGKGGADGVDAVTVTLREADAWPLFSSKQVSLNPFSGEVAKQETYADYNSGRKLRTWLRFLHTGEALGLMGQLVAAIASLGGVFLVYTGFALSWRRFFSRRRTNTEPREEAAAQSEPVA comes from the coding sequence ATGCGCACCTTCCGAAACATCCTCTTCTGGATTCATCTCATCGTCGGAATCGCCACCGGGCTGGTGATTGCGATCATGTCCTTCACGGGCGTGGTCATCGCCTTCGAGAAGCAGCTCATCGAATGGGCGGAGCGGGATGTCCGGACGGTGCAGTCGCCGTCTCCAGGCGCGCCCCGGCTCCCCGTGGAGGAACTGGTCGAGCGCGTCCGCGCTGCGCGGACGGACGGACAGCCCTCTGGAGTGACGGTGTATCCGGAGCCGACGTCCTCGGTGCTCGTGAGCATCGGCCGGGGCTCGGTGACCTACGTCAACCCCTACACCGGCGAGGTGCTGGGGAATGGCGCGACGGGCCTGCGCGGCTTCCTCCAATGGAACGTGGAGCTCCACCGGTGGCTGGCCGCCGGCGGTGACAACCGCGCGGTGGGCAAGGCGATCACCGGCGCGAGCAACGCCGTGTTCCTCTTCCTGGCCATCTCCGGCCTGTACCTGTGGTGGCCGCGCAAGTGGACGCTGCGCGCCATGCGACCGTCGCTGTGGTTCCGGCGTGGGCTGAAGGGCAAGGCGCGCGACTGGAACTGGCACAACGTCATCGGCTTCTGGTCGCTGCCGGTGCTCATCGTGCTCACGGCGTCGGGCATGGTCATCTCGTACAAGTGGGCCTCCGACCTCGTCTACACGGTGATGGGCCACGAGGCTCCTGCGCGGCAGGGGCCGCCGGGCTCGGCGACGATGAAGGTGCCCGCGCCCGGGGTGGAGACACCGCGCAAGCCGATGGACGTGGTCATCGCCGAGGCCCAGAAGACGTCACCTACCTGGTCCTCCGCCACGCTGCGCCTGGGCAGTGGAGCGCGTCCGGGCGGTGCTCCCGCACAGGGTGGTCGTGGTCCGGACGCGAAGGGCGAGCGGGGCGAGAAGGGGGGCGCGGCACCCGCACAGGGTGGCCGTGGTCCGGAGGCGAAGGGCGAGCGGGGCGGGAAGGGCGGCGCGGACGGTGTGGACGCGGTGACGGTCACCCTCCGCGAGGCGGATGCGTGGCCGCTGTTCTCCTCCAAGCAGGTGTCCCTCAACCCCTTTTCGGGCGAGGTGGCGAAGCAGGAGACGTACGCGGACTACAACAGCGGCCGGAAGCTGCGCACCTGGCTGCGCTTCCTGCACACCGGCGAGGCGCTGGGGCTCATGGGCCAGTTGGTGGCCGCCATCGCGTCGCTGGGCGGCGTGTTCCTCGTCTACACGGGCTTCGCGCTGTCGTGGCGCCGGTTCTTCTCCCGGCGCCGGACGAACACCGAGCCTCGGGAAGAAGCCGCCGCGCAGTCCGAGCCGGTGGCCTGA
- a CDS encoding putative metal-binding motif-containing protein codes for MLVSYATFRPGCLTLTVTDVDEPSRTETADIRMEPSARSDVRTVAILGREGWSRNLRLTATANERSCNGPVVARHEVTTQVPTVGTATVELDLRALDLDDDGYVTSEGAFPGSDCNDDDPAIHPGATELCDGVDNNCVNGEADAPGGATYYRDADGDGFGDPSALPNLSCTPPAGYVLEAGDCNDQNPNIHPRQTELVCDGRDDNCDGFIDNDPFDVGTQCQTEQNCAGSKQCASTELTTCVSSETPREWFVDEDGDGQAGTSVGLWCANPPQHAVEDNTDCDESSRFVSNTATEVCDRLDNDCDGQVDEDLAGCDTVAWTTANATPSSIVWETVAAYPGNKGWLAGRDGHVAHVDGGTLTPVADCPGQWMSSWVTNSGRVFLGNSAGKFTTRLPTDTGACVNVNGPGSASINGMVGFESGNSVALYAVDSQGRILRWNYEEGAPTQAAPEELTRLNDNLKSIDGTSPRTLFAAGAEAQGGTNHPVVWRGPTEDGGTWQKEALGNVGSTEFLFGIQVLSPSHVYAVGDKGLFLERAGTTWSVKPAITLPTSAPADIRGLVAFGSKAIYAVSSGTNNIHFFNGTAWSTAFAPSSPMNALSGTGPADVWVAGHSGALVRWRP; via the coding sequence GTGCTCGTCTCATATGCGACGTTTCGTCCGGGCTGTCTCACGCTGACCGTCACGGACGTGGACGAACCCAGCCGCACCGAGACCGCCGACATCCGGATGGAGCCATCTGCCCGCAGCGACGTGCGGACGGTGGCCATCCTGGGCCGTGAGGGCTGGAGCCGGAACCTGCGGCTCACCGCGACCGCCAACGAGCGCTCCTGCAACGGGCCCGTGGTGGCACGGCACGAGGTCACCACGCAGGTGCCCACGGTGGGCACCGCGACCGTGGAGCTCGACCTGCGCGCCCTGGACCTGGATGACGACGGCTACGTCACCAGCGAGGGCGCCTTCCCTGGCTCGGATTGCAACGACGACGACCCGGCCATCCACCCCGGCGCGACGGAGCTGTGCGACGGCGTGGACAACAACTGCGTCAACGGCGAAGCGGATGCCCCCGGCGGCGCGACCTACTACCGCGACGCGGACGGTGATGGATTCGGCGACCCGTCCGCCCTGCCCAACCTCTCCTGCACGCCTCCCGCGGGCTATGTCCTGGAGGCCGGTGACTGCAACGATCAGAACCCCAACATCCACCCCAGACAGACCGAGCTCGTCTGCGACGGCAGGGACGACAACTGCGATGGGTTCATCGACAACGACCCGTTCGATGTGGGCACGCAGTGCCAGACCGAGCAGAACTGCGCTGGGTCCAAGCAGTGCGCGAGCACCGAGCTGACGACCTGCGTCAGCAGCGAGACGCCGCGGGAGTGGTTCGTGGACGAGGACGGTGACGGCCAGGCGGGCACCTCCGTGGGGCTCTGGTGCGCCAACCCGCCGCAGCACGCCGTGGAGGACAACACGGACTGTGATGAGAGCTCGCGCTTCGTGTCGAACACGGCCACCGAGGTGTGCGACCGGCTGGACAACGATTGTGACGGACAGGTGGACGAAGACCTGGCGGGCTGCGACACCGTGGCCTGGACGACGGCGAACGCGACGCCCTCCTCGATTGTCTGGGAAACGGTGGCTGCGTACCCTGGCAACAAGGGCTGGCTCGCGGGACGCGACGGCCATGTCGCCCACGTCGATGGCGGGACGCTCACCCCCGTGGCGGACTGCCCGGGCCAGTGGATGTCCTCCTGGGTGACGAACAGCGGCCGCGTGTTCCTGGGCAACAGCGCGGGCAAGTTCACCACCCGGCTGCCGACCGACACCGGCGCGTGTGTCAACGTGAATGGCCCCGGGAGCGCCAGCATCAACGGGATGGTGGGCTTCGAAAGCGGCAACAGCGTGGCGCTGTACGCGGTGGACAGCCAGGGCCGCATCCTCCGCTGGAACTACGAGGAGGGCGCCCCCACGCAGGCGGCCCCCGAGGAGCTCACGCGGCTCAACGACAACCTCAAGTCCATTGACGGCACCAGCCCGCGGACGCTGTTCGCCGCGGGCGCCGAGGCACAGGGCGGCACCAACCACCCCGTGGTCTGGCGCGGCCCCACGGAGGACGGCGGCACGTGGCAGAAGGAAGCCCTGGGCAACGTCGGGTCGACCGAATTCCTCTTCGGCATCCAGGTGCTCTCACCGAGCCATGTCTACGCCGTGGGTGACAAAGGCCTCTTCCTGGAGCGCGCGGGCACGACGTGGAGCGTGAAGCCCGCCATCACCCTGCCAACCTCGGCCCCGGCGGACATCCGCGGACTGGTGGCCTTCGGCAGCAAGGCCATCTACGCCGTGAGCTCCGGAACGAACAACATCCACTTCTTCAACGGCACGGCCTGGAGCACCGCCTTCGCGCCGTCCAGCCCCATGAACGCGCTGAGCGGAACCGGCCCGGCCGACGTCTGGGTGGCGGGCCACAGCGGCGCGCTCGTGCGCTGGCGGCCCTGA
- a CDS encoding NUDIX hydrolase, translating to MPYTPIIGTLGYVMSPDGHRVLLVHRNARPDDAHYGKFNGLGGKMERDEDVAACMRREIREEAGIECTQMVLRGTISWPGFGKHGEDWLGFVFRIDRFEGTPLERNPEGSLSWVPVADIQGLNLWDGDRHFLPLVFDADPRPFHGVMPYSGGRALSWSFSRL from the coding sequence ATGCCGTACACCCCGATCATCGGCACGCTCGGTTACGTGATGTCACCGGACGGGCATCGCGTGTTGCTCGTCCACCGCAACGCCCGCCCGGATGATGCCCACTACGGGAAGTTCAATGGCTTGGGCGGGAAGATGGAGCGCGACGAGGACGTGGCCGCCTGCATGCGCCGGGAGATTCGCGAGGAGGCCGGCATCGAGTGCACGCAGATGGTGCTCCGCGGCACCATCTCCTGGCCGGGCTTTGGCAAGCACGGGGAGGACTGGCTGGGCTTCGTGTTTCGCATCGACCGCTTCGAAGGCACCCCGCTCGAGCGGAACCCGGAGGGCTCCCTCTCCTGGGTGCCCGTGGCGGATATCCAAGGCCTCAACCTGTGGGACGGCGACCGGCACTTCCTGCCGCTGGTGTTCGACGCCGACCCCCGGCCGTTCCATGGCGTCATGCCGTATTCCGGTGGCCGCGCGCTGAGCTGGTCCTTCAGCCGCCTGTAA
- a CDS encoding ABC transporter ATP-binding protein, translated as MDLRADGLTVRYGARQVLSGVSCALPPGTQALVLGRSGAGKTTLVKALAGLVRPTEGRVLWDGQDAARLTAAERREQQASFGMVFQTDALFDSMTVLENVMAPLTRRHVPEAEARARASDVLRAVGLADAAGTLPERLSGGMKKRAGIARALAARPSVVLADDPFAGLDPGTARQVARVLLDVSQGGTLLVVATEAPMDLPLPRWLYLRSGRLVHDGPPAPEWEDAPDEVPA; from the coding sequence ATGGACCTGCGCGCGGACGGCCTCACGGTGCGGTACGGAGCGAGGCAGGTCCTGTCCGGCGTGAGCTGCGCGCTGCCGCCCGGGACGCAGGCACTGGTCCTGGGGCGCTCGGGCGCGGGGAAGACGACGCTGGTGAAGGCCCTGGCCGGCCTGGTGCGGCCCACGGAGGGCCGCGTGCTGTGGGATGGGCAGGATGCGGCGCGTCTGACGGCCGCCGAGCGGCGCGAGCAGCAGGCATCGTTCGGCATGGTGTTCCAGACGGACGCCCTGTTCGACTCGATGACGGTGCTGGAGAACGTCATGGCGCCACTCACCCGCCGCCACGTCCCGGAGGCCGAGGCCCGGGCCCGCGCCAGTGACGTGCTGCGGGCGGTAGGGCTCGCGGACGCGGCGGGTACACTGCCGGAGCGCCTGTCTGGCGGCATGAAGAAGCGCGCGGGAATCGCGCGGGCCCTGGCGGCGCGTCCGTCGGTGGTGCTGGCGGATGACCCGTTCGCCGGGTTGGATCCGGGCACGGCGCGGCAGGTGGCCCGGGTGCTCCTGGACGTGTCCCAGGGTGGCACGCTGCTGGTCGTGGCGACGGAGGCTCCGATGGACCTGCCCCTGCCCCGCTGGCTGTACCTGCGGAGCGGCCGGCTGGTTCATGACGGGCCCCCCGCGCCCGAGTGGGAGGATGCACCGGACGAGGTGCCGGCATGA
- a CDS encoding MlaE family ABC transporter permease has product MALLTRLGRTALDALRGTGALGLVVGRTVLALPKLERRELGRALVQFGYGSLPLALATAALAGIIVVLQSGIYVQRFGARAFLGWAAGYGVLWEFGPLLLGLIMSARLGARNAAELALMQVGGQIEGLRGIGLDPFAILVAPRVVAMEVSMLALSGVTFAVAILFESVAALLALGLPVRVFFGTFSQLLGPLDLLGGVVKTGIFGLAIALLSTTVGLSARGGAHAVGQAAANAVVRSCAAIFVLDFALTSLLAGWMG; this is encoded by the coding sequence ATGGCGCTCCTGACGAGGCTCGGACGAACGGCGCTGGACGCGCTCCGCGGAACCGGCGCGCTGGGCCTGGTCGTGGGCCGCACGGTGCTGGCGCTGCCGAAACTGGAGCGCCGCGAGCTGGGCCGTGCGCTGGTGCAATTCGGCTACGGCTCCCTGCCGCTCGCCCTGGCCACAGCGGCGCTGGCCGGCATCATCGTGGTGCTGCAGTCGGGCATCTACGTCCAGCGCTTCGGCGCGCGGGCCTTCCTCGGCTGGGCGGCGGGCTATGGCGTGCTGTGGGAGTTCGGCCCGCTGCTGCTGGGCCTCATCATGTCGGCGCGGCTCGGCGCGCGAAACGCGGCGGAGCTGGCGCTGATGCAGGTGGGCGGACAGATTGAAGGGCTGAGAGGCATCGGCCTGGACCCCTTCGCCATCCTCGTCGCGCCTCGCGTGGTGGCCATGGAGGTCAGCATGCTGGCGCTCAGCGGCGTCACCTTCGCGGTGGCCATCCTCTTCGAGTCCGTGGCCGCCCTGCTCGCCCTGGGCCTTCCGGTGCGCGTCTTCTTCGGCACCTTCTCCCAGCTCCTGGGGCCGCTCGACCTCCTGGGCGGCGTGGTGAAGACGGGCATCTTCGGACTGGCCATCGCCCTGCTGTCCACCACCGTGGGCCTGTCCGCCCGAGGCGGCGCACACGCCGTGGGCCAGGCGGCGGCCAACGCGGTGGTGCGCAGTTGCGCGGCCATCTTCGTCCTCGACTTCGCCCTCACGTCCTTGCTCGCGGGGTGGATGGGATGA
- a CDS encoding DEAD/DEAH box helicase encodes MKAPQPPAPVEATFDSLGLKPALVEALSALGYEEPTPIQAAALPPLLAGKDLLGIAATGTGKTAAFALPLLNHVEPGACRPNTTSALVLVPTRELAMQVSEAIHRYGQKLGISVLPLYGGQVIGQQLRVLKRGVDVVVATPGRALDHLRRGTLQLDDVRVVVLDEADEMLDMGFAEDLEAILSGTPEDRQTALFSATLPPRIASIAERHLHEPVRVKIAREKVEQGEIPRVRQTAYVVPRAFKIATLGRLLDVESPTAAIIFCRTRTEVDDLTVSLNGRGWRAHALHGGMTQEQRDRVIKQLKSQGTDLLVATDVAARGLDIPRLSHVVNFDVPNAPEAYVHRIGRTGRAGREGVAITLVEPREHRLLRNIERVTGQRIEVATVPTVADMREKRQEMLRASLRETLVTGEYDSLRNVVESLASEFDAMDIAAAAVKLLHEAQDEGRDTEETEIPVVAPPQERRERTGKFGAPTGRPGRPERGPKARGGPPTWDVTRLWIGAGRHAGVRPADLVGAIAGEAGVESSKIGAIQIGDAFSLVEVPESDANRIIAALKNATLRGKKVLVRKDRS; translated from the coding sequence GTGAAAGCCCCCCAGCCCCCCGCCCCCGTTGAGGCCACCTTCGATTCCCTGGGCTTGAAGCCCGCGCTCGTCGAGGCGCTCAGCGCGCTCGGCTACGAGGAGCCCACCCCCATCCAGGCCGCCGCCCTCCCGCCACTGCTCGCGGGGAAGGACCTGCTCGGCATCGCCGCCACCGGCACCGGCAAGACGGCCGCCTTCGCCCTGCCCCTGCTCAACCACGTGGAGCCCGGCGCGTGCCGGCCCAACACCACGTCCGCGCTGGTGCTGGTCCCCACGCGCGAGCTGGCCATGCAGGTCTCCGAGGCCATCCACCGCTACGGCCAGAAGCTCGGCATCTCCGTGCTGCCCCTGTACGGCGGCCAGGTCATTGGCCAGCAGCTCCGCGTCCTCAAGCGCGGCGTGGACGTCGTCGTCGCCACGCCGGGCCGCGCGCTGGACCACCTGCGCCGTGGCACGTTGCAGCTCGATGACGTGCGCGTCGTCGTGCTCGACGAGGCCGACGAGATGCTCGACATGGGCTTCGCCGAGGACCTGGAGGCCATCCTCTCCGGCACGCCCGAGGACCGGCAGACGGCCCTCTTCTCCGCCACGCTCCCGCCGCGCATCGCCAGCATCGCCGAGCGTCACCTGCACGAGCCCGTGCGCGTGAAGATCGCCCGCGAGAAGGTGGAACAGGGGGAGATTCCCCGCGTCCGGCAGACGGCCTACGTCGTGCCGCGCGCCTTCAAGATCGCCACCCTGGGCCGCCTGCTCGACGTGGAGTCGCCCACCGCGGCCATCATCTTCTGCCGCACGCGCACGGAGGTGGACGACCTCACCGTCTCCCTCAACGGCCGTGGCTGGCGCGCCCACGCCCTGCATGGCGGCATGACGCAGGAGCAGCGAGACCGCGTCATCAAGCAGCTCAAGTCCCAGGGCACCGACCTGCTCGTGGCCACCGACGTCGCGGCGCGCGGCCTGGACATCCCCCGCCTGTCCCACGTGGTGAACTTCGACGTCCCCAACGCGCCCGAGGCCTACGTGCACCGCATCGGCCGCACGGGCCGCGCCGGCCGCGAGGGCGTGGCCATCACCCTGGTGGAGCCCCGCGAGCACCGGTTGCTGCGCAACATCGAGCGCGTCACCGGCCAGCGCATCGAAGTGGCCACCGTGCCCACCGTCGCGGACATGCGCGAGAAGCGGCAGGAGATGCTGCGCGCATCCCTGCGCGAGACGCTGGTGACCGGTGAGTACGACTCCCTCCGCAACGTGGTGGAGAGCCTGGCCAGCGAGTTCGACGCCATGGACATCGCCGCCGCCGCCGTGAAGCTCCTCCATGAGGCCCAGGACGAGGGCCGCGACACGGAGGAGACGGAGATCCCCGTCGTCGCGCCGCCGCAGGAGCGCCGTGAGCGCACGGGCAAGTTCGGAGCGCCCACGGGGCGTCCAGGCCGGCCGGAGCGCGGCCCGAAGGCCCGCGGTGGCCCGCCGACGTGGGACGTCACCCGCCTGTGGATTGGCGCCGGCCGTCACGCCGGCGTACGCCCCGCCGACCTGGTGGGCGCCATCGCCGGGGAAGCGGGCGTCGAGTCCTCCAAGATTGGCGCCATCCAGATTGGCGACGCCTTCTCCCTGGTGGAGGTGCCGGAGTCCGACGCCAACCGCATCATCGCCGCGTTGAAGAACGCCACCCTGCGCGGCAAGAAGGTGCTCGTCCGCAAGGACCGGAGCTGA
- a CDS encoding ABC transporter ATP-binding protein produces MTPLPDSEALRFRDVHVAFDEGRRRVLAGLTAEVSTKELTFIAGASGTGKSVLCRLAVGLLRPDAGEVVLWGERVDSRPERELVPLRRQAPYLVQGPALLDWRTLRQNVWLADPAASVDDVDAALAQVGLLDWADRLPPELGPGAKKRTAIARALVLKPRYLLFDEPTTGLDRKAAGQVEEALASLKARGLGGMVVSHDYRQLKALADRVLVVANKQCAYLGTPKGFLESSAPELRVLTAPFMEGATDG; encoded by the coding sequence ATGACGCCCCTTCCCGACAGCGAGGCCCTGCGATTCCGGGACGTGCACGTCGCGTTCGACGAGGGACGCCGGCGCGTGCTCGCGGGGCTCACGGCGGAGGTGTCCACGAAGGAGCTGACGTTCATCGCGGGCGCCAGTGGCACCGGGAAGAGCGTGCTGTGCCGGCTGGCGGTGGGGTTGCTGCGCCCGGACGCCGGCGAAGTGGTGCTGTGGGGGGAACGCGTGGACTCCAGGCCCGAGCGCGAGCTGGTGCCGCTGCGCCGACAGGCGCCCTATCTGGTGCAGGGCCCGGCGCTGTTGGACTGGCGCACGCTCCGGCAGAACGTATGGCTGGCGGACCCGGCGGCGTCCGTGGACGACGTGGACGCCGCGCTGGCGCAGGTGGGTCTTCTGGACTGGGCGGACCGGCTGCCACCAGAGCTGGGGCCCGGAGCGAAGAAACGGACGGCCATCGCCCGGGCGTTGGTGCTCAAGCCGCGCTATCTCCTCTTCGACGAGCCGACGACGGGCCTGGACCGGAAGGCGGCGGGCCAGGTGGAGGAGGCGCTCGCGTCGCTGAAGGCGCGGGGCCTTGGGGGGATGGTGGTGTCCCACGACTACCGGCAGTTGAAGGCGCTGGCGGACCGGGTGCTGGTGGTGGCGAACAAGCAATGTGCCTACCTGGGCACGCCGAAGGGCTTTCTGGAGTCCTCCGCGCCCGAGCTGCGAGTACTGACAGCGCCATTCATGGAGGGCGCGACGGATGGATGA